The sequence below is a genomic window from Natronorubrum halophilum.
CTGGTCGACGGCATCCGATCGGGGACCGAGGTCGACGCCTTCGAAACCCGGTTCGGCGAGGCGTTCACGCTCGTTAGTATCGAGGCCCCCTTCGAAACCCGGGCGGAGCGAGTCGACGCCCGCGGCCGAGACGTAAGCGAAGACGACGGTGGCGAAGGACTCGCCGCCCGCGACGAACGCGAGCGCGGCTTCGGGATGGATGACGCGATGGAGCGAGCCGACGTGGTTATCGAGAACACCGACTCCCTCGAGGCGTTTCACGAGCGGATCCGAACGATCGTCCGGGACGGATCCGAGACGGAATCGGAATCGACACCCGGATCCGAATCGAACACGGAGGTCCACCAATCATGACCGAGATCTACCGCGTCGACGTCGAGATCA
It includes:
- a CDS encoding AAA family ATPase, whose translation is MHVIGTVGLPGSGKGEAATVARENGIPVVTMGDVVRQETADRGLDPTKDHGKVAQALRDENGPAAIAERSLPMIEDRLEDHETVLVDGIRSGTEVDAFETRFGEAFTLVSIEAPFETRAERVDARGRDVSEDDGGEGLAARDERERGFGMDDAMERADVVIENTDSLEAFHERIRTIVRDGSETESESTPGSESNTEVHQS